The following coding sequences lie in one Carnobacterium gallinarum DSM 4847 genomic window:
- a CDS encoding lysozyme family protein has protein sequence MGATAAKLLIRYRKPIAKAILGFFVFIIVIFLLIFNNDQTAPSGGLATENQNLSESVLRYKSTVEKYARQYDGMEYVPYILALMQIESGGNGGDPMQSSESLGLPPNTIQDPERSIQRGVEFFVENMKSAINRGSDIKTALQAYNYGGGFVDFVVKNGGTYSFELAKQFSINMSGGEKVPYVNALSTTMGYNYRYNYGNMFYVPKLLEYVNESQASAEGVQNNSNNTGAVQVDVPSEYKNKLRYPRYDGHNYNTSGSYPFGQCTWYAFNRMAQIGKPVDDFMGNGGEWGYKGKALGYKVTNKPKVGTAISFPPGSFGSDPVYGHVAFVEVVNADGTLLVSECNVVNPGSGTISYRVVPASIANIASYIE, from the coding sequence ATGGGAGCAACAGCTGCTAAACTGCTTATTCGTTATCGAAAACCGATAGCGAAAGCAATTTTAGGCTTTTTCGTCTTTATCATTGTAATCTTCCTTCTTATTTTTAATAACGATCAAACAGCCCCTAGTGGCGGACTAGCAACAGAAAACCAAAATTTAAGTGAATCTGTTTTGAGGTACAAAAGTACCGTTGAAAAGTACGCTAGACAATATGACGGTATGGAATATGTGCCTTATATCTTAGCCCTTATGCAAATTGAATCAGGCGGTAATGGTGGCGACCCTATGCAATCAAGCGAAAGTTTAGGACTGCCCCCGAACACTATTCAAGACCCCGAACGAAGCATACAACGAGGAGTAGAGTTTTTTGTAGAAAATATGAAAAGCGCTATAAACCGAGGATCAGATATAAAAACAGCCCTTCAAGCGTATAATTATGGCGGTGGTTTTGTTGATTTTGTAGTTAAAAATGGCGGAACGTATTCTTTTGAGTTGGCTAAACAATTTTCTATTAATATGTCAGGTGGCGAAAAGGTACCTTATGTAAATGCTTTATCTACTACAATGGGCTACAATTACCGCTATAACTACGGAAATATGTTCTATGTGCCAAAATTACTTGAATACGTTAACGAAAGCCAGGCAAGCGCAGAGGGCGTTCAAAACAATTCTAATAATACTGGCGCTGTTCAAGTTGATGTACCTAGTGAGTACAAAAATAAATTACGTTATCCAAGATATGATGGACACAACTATAATACTAGTGGCAGTTATCCTTTTGGGCAATGTACTTGGTACGCTTTTAATCGTATGGCTCAAATAGGAAAACCAGTTGATGATTTTATGGGCAATGGTGGCGAATGGGGCTATAAAGGGAAAGCTTTAGGCTATAAAGTAACAAATAAGCCCAAAGTAGGTACGGCAATTTCTTTCCCTCCAGGTTCTTTCGGTTCTGATCCAGTTTACGGACACGTTGCCTTTGTAGAAGTCGTAAATGCAGACGGTACGCTTCTTGTATCAGAGTGTAATGTAGTAAACCCAGGAAGTGGAACAATCAGTTATCGAGTAGTGCCAGCTTCTATTGCAAATATTGCAAGTTATATTGAATAA
- a CDS encoding VirD4-like conjugal transfer protein, CD1115 family yields the protein MSSLLAESDGLILGKFPSGKVVIQPEDSKISNRNIFVVGGPGSFKTQSYVLPNVVNNRSTSIVVTDPKGEIYELTNEIKKAQGFKTVVINFKDFLLSSRYNPLLYIRKSNDTNKIANVIVSAKNDPKRKDFWFNAQLSLLNTLIKYVYFEYEPSSRTIEGILDFLEEFDPRYNEEGVSELDEQFERLPDGHEAKRSYYLGFRQAQSEARPNIVISLLTTLQDFVDKEVSEFTSTNDFFFEELGTSKICLYVLISPLDRTWDGLVNLFFQQMFTELYFLGDKHNAKLPVPLVMLLDEFVNLGYFPTYENFLATCRGYRISVSTILQSLPQGFELYGDKKFKAIIGNHAIKICLGGVEETTAEYFSRQVNDTTIKVYTGGTSESKTSAKTTNRSGSKSESYAYQKRRLITEGEVINLQQEENGRKSIVLIDGKPYMLRKTPQFELFGNLLKKHEISQQDYISSQTEFAKEYIEELEKQHKQRKVQLASAPIFHEKKKEDDLNKKEINLPEQPIESEVTEEEEEKELSMSDILSSFDEGIEENTANNDNSELPF from the coding sequence ATGAGTAGTTTATTAGCAGAATCAGACGGTTTAATCTTAGGGAAATTTCCAAGTGGAAAAGTTGTGATCCAACCCGAAGATAGCAAAATAAGCAATCGAAATATTTTTGTTGTAGGCGGCCCAGGTTCATTTAAAACACAAAGTTATGTTTTGCCTAATGTTGTAAATAATCGCAGTACGTCAATTGTTGTAACCGATCCAAAAGGGGAAATTTACGAGTTAACCAATGAAATAAAAAAAGCCCAGGGCTTCAAAACAGTTGTGATAAATTTTAAAGATTTTTTACTAAGTTCTAGGTACAATCCATTACTTTACATTCGCAAATCAAATGATACAAACAAGATTGCGAACGTCATAGTATCAGCAAAGAATGACCCCAAACGGAAAGATTTTTGGTTCAATGCACAATTAAGCTTATTAAATACGTTGATTAAATATGTTTATTTTGAATATGAACCAAGTTCAAGAACTATTGAGGGAATTTTAGATTTCTTAGAAGAATTTGACCCACGCTATAATGAAGAAGGTGTATCAGAACTTGATGAACAATTTGAGCGGTTGCCAGACGGACACGAAGCAAAACGCAGTTACTATTTAGGCTTCCGACAAGCACAAAGTGAAGCAAGACCAAACATTGTTATTAGTCTATTGACGACTTTACAAGATTTTGTTGATAAAGAAGTATCAGAATTTACCAGTACAAACGATTTTTTCTTTGAGGAATTAGGAACGTCAAAAATTTGTTTATACGTGCTAATTTCACCCCTAGATCGAACTTGGGACGGCTTAGTGAATCTCTTTTTCCAACAAATGTTTACAGAGTTATATTTTTTAGGGGATAAGCACAACGCAAAATTGCCAGTACCTTTAGTTATGTTACTAGATGAATTTGTCAATTTGGGCTACTTTCCAACATACGAGAATTTTCTTGCAACGTGTCGAGGGTATCGTATTTCAGTTAGTACCATATTGCAATCTTTGCCCCAGGGCTTTGAACTTTACGGAGATAAGAAATTTAAAGCGATCATTGGGAATCATGCCATTAAAATATGTCTAGGTGGTGTAGAGGAAACGACCGCCGAATACTTTTCAAGACAAGTAAATGATACAACAATCAAAGTATATACAGGCGGAACAAGTGAAAGTAAAACGTCCGCAAAAACAACTAACCGAAGTGGAAGTAAGTCAGAAAGCTACGCTTACCAAAAAAGGCGATTGATTACCGAAGGGGAAGTTATCAATTTACAACAAGAAGAAAATGGCAGAAAAAGTATTGTGTTAATTGACGGTAAACCTTACATGTTAAGAAAAACGCCACAATTTGAATTGTTCGGAAATCTTCTTAAAAAGCATGAAATTTCACAGCAAGATTATATAAGCAGTCAAACGGAATTTGCCAAAGAATACATTGAGGAATTGGAAAAACAGCACAAACAACGAAAAGTGCAACTAGCAAGCGCCCCAATTTTTCATGAGAAGAAAAAAGAAGATGATTTGAATAAAAAAGAAATAAATCTACCTGAACAACCGATCGAATCAGAAGTAACAGAAGAAGAGGAAGAAAAAGAACTATCAATGAGTGATATTCTAAGTAGTTTTGATGAAGGTATAGAGGAAAACACAGCCAACAATGACAACAGCGAATTACCATTTTAA
- a CDS encoding conjugal transfer protein TrbL family protein, with product MDLIDKAGEVAGDVADKISDTVSGVFEGIKETTDSVLHPIDSLLGNWGSDLLEASMKIANKTTFDIPNIELISTITNVFVFATTTFAICIVLYKVIEAQIQASNGSGDALTANIVQKLFYSSIALATLPWAMNFFIKKIVAPIGEYVIQQVANDLNVETIGERLRNFLVSNFFNGGVSAVVLFVFVIFFAFSIAKYFVAICVFYADFLVLTMLTPLVALSLLTDEQNYFQIWIKELLSEALTMLIKLILYLLMITLMIAEKYTLPNFMLMVGCGLLIIKTPSALQNMWYSTKVSKGGGLGNLAMMAMFRK from the coding sequence ATGGATTTAATAGATAAAGCAGGAGAGGTCGCAGGTGATGTAGCAGACAAAATATCAGATACAGTTTCAGGAGTTTTTGAGGGTATAAAAGAAACCACAGATAGTGTGTTGCACCCAATCGATAGCTTGTTAGGCAATTGGGGCAGTGACCTTTTAGAAGCCAGCATGAAAATTGCCAATAAGACAACGTTTGATATTCCCAATATCGAATTGATTAGTACCATTACCAACGTGTTTGTCTTTGCAACGACAACCTTTGCGATTTGTATTGTGTTGTATAAGGTCATTGAAGCGCAAATACAAGCTTCTAATGGGAGTGGTGACGCATTGACCGCTAATATTGTTCAAAAGCTGTTTTACTCGTCTATTGCCTTAGCAACGTTGCCCTGGGCAATGAACTTTTTTATCAAAAAGATTGTTGCACCAATCGGGGAATATGTGATTCAACAAGTCGCTAATGATTTGAACGTGGAAACGATCGGCGAACGATTGCGTAATTTCTTAGTTTCCAATTTCTTTAATGGTGGCGTTAGTGCCGTTGTTCTCTTTGTTTTTGTGATCTTCTTTGCCTTTTCCATTGCCAAGTATTTTGTAGCGATCTGTGTCTTTTATGCCGATTTCTTGGTACTGACTATGTTAACACCATTAGTTGCCTTATCGCTTTTAACAGACGAACAAAATTACTTTCAAATATGGATCAAAGAACTGTTATCCGAAGCACTCACAATGCTTATTAAGCTTATTTTGTACTTACTGATGATTACACTCATGATTGCTGAAAAATACACGTTACCAAACTTTATGTTAATGGTTGGTTGTGGCTTGTTGATTATCAAAACACCGTCTGCCCTACAAAATATGTGGTATTCAACCAAAGTGTCAAAAGGTGGCGGACTTGGAAACTTAGCAATGATGGCTATGTTTAGAAAATAA
- a CDS encoding LPXTG cell wall anchor domain-containing protein: protein MKKIALLTLFSTALLVSAPLVSFADEATGSSGVNVLADDVVDPVEPTDPTTPVDPVDPVDPVDPVDPVDPVDPVDPTEPTEPTEPTEPTEPTEPTEPTEPTEPTEPTEPTEPTEPTEPTEPTEPTEPTEPTEPTEPTEPTEPTEPTEPTEPTEPSKPTEPSKPTEPSKPTEPTEPSKPVDTNPIENPVNTDTGEVIVAVEDSKPIIQLADGTTKKVEAKEIGANVQKDGTVTVKGSDGKMKVLPKTGETENIALSVLGSLMVLGSAFIFKKRI, encoded by the coding sequence ATGAAAAAAATTGCCCTTTTAACACTTTTTAGTACAGCGCTATTGGTATCAGCCCCACTTGTTAGTTTTGCGGACGAAGCAACAGGTAGTTCAGGTGTCAATGTTCTAGCTGATGATGTAGTTGATCCAGTAGAACCAACCGATCCAACTACTCCAGTTGATCCAGTTGATCCAGTTGATCCAGTTGATCCAGTTGATCCAGTTGATCCAGTTGATCCAGTCGATCCAACAGAGCCAACGGAACCAACGGAGCCAACGGAACCAACAGAGCCAACGGAACCAACGGAACCAACGGAACCAACGGAGCCAACGGAACCAACGGAGCCAACGGAACCAACGGAGCCAACGGAACCAACAGAGCCAACGGAGCCAACGGAACCAACGGAACCAACGGAACCAACAGAGCCAACGGAACCAACGGAGCCAACGGAACCAACGGAACCAACAGAGCCAACGGAACCAAGCAAGCCGACAGAGCCAAGCAAGCCGACAGAGCCAAGCAAGCCGACAGAGCCAACAGAACCAAGTAAACCAGTAGACACAAACCCAATCGAAAACCCAGTTAATACAGATACAGGCGAAGTGATTGTTGCAGTTGAAGATAGTAAACCAATCATTCAATTAGCAGACGGAACAACAAAGAAAGTTGAAGCGAAAGAAATTGGCGCAAACGTTCAAAAAGACGGAACAGTAACGGTTAAAGGTTCAGACGGAAAAATGAAAGTTTTACCAAAAACAGGAGAAACAGAAAATATTGCATTGTCTGTCCTAGGGTCATTAATGGTATTAGGATCAGCATTCATTTTTAAAAAGAGAATCTAA
- a CDS encoding helix-turn-helix transcriptional regulator, with the protein MELAFRESLKKMRGTKSKEKFSQELEMSRSNYSRIESGKSDPTIKTLEQIAKLTNSTLVVDLIPNEPTEPEPETEQVTLELEMEEEKSNDFV; encoded by the coding sequence TTGGAACTAGCATTTAGAGAAAGCTTAAAAAAGATGAGAGGTACCAAATCAAAAGAAAAATTCTCCCAAGAATTAGAAATGAGTAGATCAAATTATTCACGAATAGAATCAGGAAAATCAGATCCAACCATAAAAACACTAGAACAAATTGCAAAGTTAACTAACTCAACGCTAGTAGTGGATTTAATCCCAAATGAGCCAACAGAACCAGAACCAGAAACAGAACAAGTAACATTGGAGTTAGAAATGGAAGAAGAAAAAAGCAATGATTTCGTGTGA
- a CDS encoding primase C-terminal domain-containing protein, which translates to MNIPFVVETVLHDGLLKYKFKNSKIRSITTKPGKSKGAIFAYRSKKSMIGGRGVVLTSEEAIHENQDTFTHWTPNVYRYGTYADENRSYTKGHSENNLRQINTFFIDFDIHTEKETISASDILTTAIDLGFMPTMIIKSDKGYQAYFVLETPVYVTSKSEFKSVKAAKIISQNIREYFGKSLPVDLTCNHFGIARIPRTDNVEFFDPNYRYSFKEWQDWSFKQTDNKGFTRSSLTVLSGTEGKKQVDEPWFNLLLHETKFSGEKGLVGRNSVMFTLSLAYFSSGYSIETCEYNMFEFNNRLDQPLEEKEVIKIVRSAYSENYQGANREYITILCKAWVSSDLTSKDLFVRQGWFKFKKKRSERQRVHLSEWKEDLMAYISEKSDVYKPYLVTTKKEIREVLGIPERTLDKLLKVLKANQEIFFKIKPGRNGGIQLASVKSLLLSIIKVKKEEKQSYIKALTNSFDLEHTFIQETLNKLAERPKTDTQLDLFSYDTG; encoded by the coding sequence ATGAATATCCCTTTTGTTGTAGAAACTGTGCTTCATGACGGCTTGTTAAAGTACAAATTTAAAAATAGTAAAATTCGCTCAATCACTACCAAGCCAGGTAAAAGCAAAGGGGCTATTTTTGCGTATCGCTCAAAAAAAAGCATGATTGGCGGACGTGGCGTTGTTCTGACTTCCGAAGAAGCGATTCACGAAAATCAAGATACATTTACGCATTGGACACCAAACGTTTATCGTTATGGTACGTATGCAGACGAAAACCGTTCATACACAAAAGGACATTCTGAAAACAATTTAAGACAAATCAATACCTTCTTTATTGATTTTGATATTCACACGGAAAAAGAAACTATTTCAGCAAGCGATATTTTAACAACAGCTATTGATTTAGGGTTTATGCCTACTATGATTATCAAATCTGATAAAGGTTATCAAGCATATTTTGTTTTAGAAACGCCAGTCTATGTGACTTCAAAATCAGAATTTAAATCTGTCAAAGCAGCCAAAATAATCTCGCAAAATATCCGAGAATATTTTGGAAAGTCTTTGCCAGTTGATCTAACGTGCAATCATTTTGGGATTGCTCGCATACCAAGAACGGACAATGTAGAATTTTTTGATCCCAATTACCGTTATTCTTTCAAAGAATGGCAAGATTGGTCTTTCAAACAAACAGATAATAAGGGCTTTACTCGTTCAAGTCTAACGGTTTTAAGCGGTACAGAAGGCAAAAAACAAGTAGATGAACCCTGGTTTAATCTCTTATTGCACGAAACGAAATTTTCAGGAGAAAAGGGTTTAGTAGGGCGCAATAGCGTTATGTTTACCCTCTCTTTAGCCTACTTTAGTTCAGGCTATTCAATCGAAACGTGCGAATATAATATGTTTGAGTTTAATAATCGATTAGATCAACCCTTAGAAGAAAAAGAAGTAATCAAAATTGTTAGAAGTGCCTATTCAGAAAACTATCAAGGGGCTAATAGGGAATACATTACCATTCTTTGCAAAGCTTGGGTATCAAGTGATTTAACCAGTAAAGATTTATTTGTCCGTCAAGGGTGGTTTAAATTCAAGAAAAAAAGAAGCGAACGTCAACGTGTTCATTTGTCAGAATGGAAAGAAGATTTAATGGCTTATATTAGCGAAAAAAGCGATGTATACAAGCCTTATTTAGTGACGACCAAAAAAGAGATTAGAGAAGTGCTAGGCATTCCTGAACGGACATTAGATAAATTGCTGAAGGTACTGAAGGCGAATCAGGAAATTTTCTTTAAGATTAAACCAGGAAGAAATGGTGGCATTCAACTTGCTAGTGTTAAATCATTGTTGCTATCGATCATTAAAGTAAAAAAAGAAGAAAAACAAAGCTATATAAAGGCGCTGACAAATTCTTTTGACTTAGAGCATACATTCATTCAAGAGACTTTAAACAAGCTAGCAGAACGCCCTAAAACGGACACACAACTCGATTTGTTTAGCTATGATACAGGCTGA
- a CDS encoding SpaA isopeptide-forming pilin-related protein codes for MKKKKSVWFMMVAILMGFIPPILTAYSSIAQAIETQPDKIVDQSGLKVSSSVSSDGNSLNWKLQYEKDVASDGNDQALKFKVTADGEAIAFNEDASFATNDDQWFAEKDFSKQSQGSLSFTTVLNVSKVALEIQADATKTDETQAVTINKNILTSAVEGPHALKLPAVATQKTTEVSATSQTTAEETTSSQATETTTQTEEASEATSSEINASTATVGASKLEYLSGISAFSSINYSNIAPEYTTDATKGTYPTNSWQPAGQTNVINHQGNKERNFATWDGVTSWNGDPSDTTHSYIQYGEKQTDFAIRKYAKEASEPGLYDVYLNVKGNEQQDIKPVDIVLIVDMSGSMESSRSNGWNDRAGAARNGVKNFLQTIKDAGIGDYVNVGLVGFSSPGYVTGANGYLTVPIGKVSDTSHINAINDTLKPKFTGGTYTQIGIEQGQQMLAGSSNENKMMIVLTDGVPTFSKKVTAAQTIDGTTYATEFGNGLDEPGTTSKLNSSYAVGSWGNRTNIDSTWPATLGAAKIAKDAGLTIHTLGIQLSKDRDFLTEQQVRDRASLIATPGKYKDAETTDDVSDYLNEQAKNVVKSFNTIVNGSINDSLGDQFSYEGTPTVKSISTGNSAVTNLPTVNQSNGKVTTTELNLGKDQEIQIHYQVRINTEDKDFTPEKWYPMNGQTTLTPNGDNPDNKVDFGVPSAKAPGVKLDLKKIWEEYDKDTSKRPDSLDFTLNRKDTTESNSWKQGFIRLSKSDVATDTNVWEKTNIEKVAETQGATESLWLPQFNNKGKDFAYSFEEATVNGYESSSNAATTIWTNKKIYTPLALEITKISDQGKTPLKGAVFKLSGGSLPNAGVELKDNGDGTYTLSDDKYKLQLNTEYTLTEVTPPAGHTATTTSWKVNVSAEGKVTINDAVPGIEIKDNTIKYTIENEFTKRPLLVEKYNKDSGKTLDGAKFTLKQYGDKWTNDGEVVGDDLIGNDAKSFASLAPGYYSLEETKVPTGYKKDDTVFKFQIDSAGKLLDANGKEITANSKPTTDGFYLTSDNKIVLIKYNELRDFDFSILKKNSQSNKPLADTEFSLATKEDSNTILATLKTNDEGTGQFLDASGNHYGVRPGTYVIKETKAPEGFVLLEGTFEVTINADGTVGDVTYDGKDLDKDAIKVNLKDEDNNVIELTVANTPKGQLPATGGSGIQTFIIVALALVTAAGALTICYFYRNRKELN; via the coding sequence ATGAAGAAGAAAAAATCGGTCTGGTTTATGATGGTTGCTATTTTGATGGGCTTTATCCCGCCAATCTTGACTGCTTATTCGAGTATCGCACAGGCTATAGAAACTCAGCCGGATAAAATCGTAGATCAATCAGGTTTAAAAGTCAGTTCCTCTGTTTCATCAGATGGAAATTCTTTAAATTGGAAATTACAGTATGAAAAAGATGTCGCAAGTGATGGCAATGATCAAGCACTGAAATTCAAAGTGACGGCTGATGGAGAAGCAATAGCTTTTAATGAAGATGCCAGTTTTGCTACTAATGATGACCAATGGTTTGCGGAAAAAGATTTTTCGAAACAATCGCAGGGTTCTCTTTCATTTACAACGGTGCTAAATGTCTCCAAGGTAGCTCTTGAAATTCAAGCCGATGCAACAAAAACGGATGAAACACAAGCTGTCACTATTAACAAGAATATTTTGACTAGTGCGGTAGAAGGTCCGCATGCGTTGAAATTACCAGCAGTGGCTACACAAAAAACGACAGAAGTAAGTGCTACTTCTCAGACAACAGCTGAAGAAACCACTAGTAGCCAAGCGACCGAAACGACGACACAAACGGAAGAAGCCAGTGAAGCAACGTCGTCTGAGATAAATGCCTCGACGGCAACAGTGGGCGCTAGCAAACTTGAATATCTTAGTGGAATAAGTGCATTTTCTTCCATTAATTACAGCAATATTGCGCCAGAATATACGACAGATGCCACAAAAGGAACTTATCCGACTAATAGCTGGCAACCAGCTGGGCAAACAAATGTGATCAACCACCAAGGGAACAAGGAACGCAACTTTGCCACTTGGGATGGTGTAACTAGCTGGAATGGCGATCCATCGGACACAACGCATTCTTATATCCAGTATGGTGAAAAACAAACAGATTTTGCCATTCGTAAGTATGCCAAAGAAGCGAGTGAACCAGGGCTTTACGACGTTTATTTGAATGTAAAAGGTAATGAGCAACAAGATATCAAACCAGTTGATATTGTTTTGATAGTGGATATGTCAGGAAGTATGGAATCGAGTCGAAGTAACGGATGGAATGATCGTGCTGGTGCAGCCAGAAATGGTGTGAAAAATTTCTTGCAAACCATTAAAGACGCAGGCATTGGGGATTACGTCAATGTTGGTTTAGTCGGATTTTCTAGTCCAGGATATGTAACAGGGGCTAACGGTTATCTTACTGTACCGATAGGTAAAGTTTCGGATACTAGTCATATAAATGCAATCAATGATACTTTAAAACCAAAATTTACAGGAGGCACTTACACTCAAATCGGGATCGAGCAAGGTCAGCAGATGCTTGCGGGAAGCTCCAATGAAAACAAAATGATGATCGTATTGACCGATGGGGTTCCTACTTTTTCTAAGAAGGTAACCGCTGCGCAAACGATTGATGGGACTACCTATGCTACTGAATTTGGTAATGGATTGGATGAACCAGGCACTACCTCTAAACTCAATAGTAGTTATGCGGTTGGTTCTTGGGGAAATAGAACAAATATTGATAGTACTTGGCCGGCCACATTAGGAGCAGCTAAAATCGCCAAAGATGCGGGCTTAACTATCCACACGCTGGGAATTCAGCTGAGTAAGGATAGAGATTTTTTAACTGAACAACAAGTTCGCGATAGAGCAAGTCTTATCGCTACACCGGGTAAATATAAAGATGCTGAAACAACAGACGATGTTTCTGATTATTTGAATGAACAAGCTAAAAATGTAGTGAAATCTTTCAACACCATAGTCAATGGTTCGATCAATGATTCTTTGGGTGATCAGTTCTCTTATGAAGGCACTCCAACTGTGAAGAGCATCAGTACAGGGAATAGTGCTGTAACGAATTTACCGACCGTAAACCAGTCGAATGGTAAAGTGACCACTACTGAGTTGAACTTAGGCAAAGATCAAGAAATTCAGATCCATTATCAAGTGCGTATCAATACAGAAGATAAAGATTTCACGCCGGAAAAATGGTATCCGATGAATGGTCAAACAACTTTGACACCAAACGGAGACAATCCGGATAATAAAGTAGACTTTGGCGTTCCTTCCGCAAAGGCACCGGGGGTGAAACTTGATCTGAAAAAGATTTGGGAAGAATACGATAAGGATACGAGTAAACGTCCCGATTCTCTTGATTTCACCTTGAACCGAAAAGATACCACAGAGAGCAATTCTTGGAAGCAAGGTTTTATTCGTCTTTCTAAAAGCGATGTTGCTACAGATACTAATGTCTGGGAAAAGACCAATATTGAAAAAGTAGCCGAAACACAAGGAGCTACTGAATCGCTTTGGTTGCCACAATTCAACAATAAAGGGAAAGATTTTGCTTATAGCTTTGAAGAAGCAACGGTCAATGGCTATGAATCTTCAAGTAATGCTGCTACAACCATTTGGACCAATAAAAAAATCTACACACCACTTGCTTTAGAGATCACTAAAATTTCTGATCAAGGAAAGACACCTCTTAAAGGAGCAGTCTTTAAACTAAGTGGAGGTAGTTTGCCAAATGCAGGCGTTGAACTTAAGGACAACGGGGATGGAACCTATACGTTGTCTGATGATAAGTACAAGCTGCAATTAAATACTGAGTATACATTGACAGAAGTTACACCACCAGCTGGACATACGGCTACTACAACTAGTTGGAAAGTCAACGTTAGTGCAGAAGGTAAAGTAACCATCAACGATGCTGTACCGGGTATTGAAATCAAAGACAACACTATCAAGTACACCATTGAAAATGAGTTTACCAAACGTCCTTTATTGGTTGAAAAATATAATAAAGATAGTGGTAAAACATTAGACGGTGCGAAGTTCACGTTGAAGCAATATGGCGATAAGTGGACGAATGATGGTGAAGTTGTCGGTGATGATTTGATCGGAAATGATGCCAAATCTTTTGCTAGCCTGGCACCAGGCTATTACAGCTTGGAAGAAACGAAGGTACCGACAGGCTATAAGAAAGACGATACAGTCTTTAAGTTCCAAATCGATAGCGCTGGGAAACTACTTGATGCAAATGGCAAAGAAATCACCGCTAACTCAAAACCAACGACAGATGGTTTCTATTTAACGAGTGATAATAAGATTGTTTTAATCAAATACAATGAACTGCGTGATTTTGACTTTTCAATTCTTAAAAAGAACTCGCAAAGCAACAAACCATTAGCAGATACTGAATTCAGCTTAGCCACAAAAGAGGATTCCAATACGATTTTGGCTACTCTGAAGACCAATGATGAAGGAACGGGTCAGTTTTTAGATGCTTCGGGTAATCATTACGGTGTTCGTCCAGGAACTTACGTTATCAAAGAAACGAAAGCACCAGAAGGGTTTGTCCTTTTAGAAGGGACTTTCGAGGTCACTATAAATGCGGACGGAACTGTCGGCGACGTGACTTATGATGGTAAGGATCTTGATAAAGATGCTATCAAAGTAAATCTAAAAGATGAGGACAATAACGTCATCGAATTGACGGTTGCTAATACACCCAAAGGACAACTGCCAGCAACCGGCGGATCAGGTATACAGACTTTCATCATAGTAGCCTTAGCTCTTGTCACAGCAGCAGGTGCTCTTACGATCTGCTACTTCTACCGTAATCGAAAGGAGTTGAACTAA
- a CDS encoding pilin N-terminal domain-containing protein: MKNKSLFIKITLLLSTLLVGIFTGQQAFADDGTIDIVIHKQLWDQAPDAAIQNTGAADQDIKDPIEGVGFTIYDITEDYYKLVKGSDETTTIQMIQENVADYQKIIREQGLTDEKGTIKFTQLPKSSGGKNAVYLIVETALPDPEKVKVEKAAEPLVVALPVYEMSTDGKTYTDKELATVHLYPKNVETIVEKPVTPTKPKKPSKPKKRFPQTGEAKSFLGILGILLIGTAIILWRKHSVRNN, encoded by the coding sequence ATGAAGAATAAATCATTGTTCATCAAAATCACCTTACTTCTTTCAACTTTGCTGGTAGGGATCTTTACGGGGCAACAAGCCTTTGCGGATGACGGGACGATCGATATTGTGATCCACAAACAATTGTGGGACCAAGCACCTGATGCAGCTATTCAAAATACGGGAGCGGCCGATCAAGATATCAAAGATCCAATCGAAGGGGTCGGCTTTACGATTTATGACATTACAGAGGATTATTATAAATTGGTCAAAGGCTCTGACGAAACAACAACTATTCAAATGATTCAAGAAAATGTTGCTGATTATCAAAAAATTATCAGAGAACAAGGCCTGACTGATGAAAAAGGCACAATCAAATTTACCCAACTACCTAAAAGCAGTGGCGGTAAAAATGCGGTTTACCTGATTGTTGAAACGGCATTGCCTGATCCTGAAAAGGTAAAAGTCGAAAAAGCGGCCGAACCCTTAGTAGTGGCTTTACCAGTATATGAAATGAGCACAGACGGTAAAACCTATACGGACAAAGAATTAGCTACCGTTCACCTTTATCCTAAAAATGTGGAAACAATCGTTGAAAAGCCAGTGACACCAACTAAACCTAAAAAACCAAGTAAACCGAAGAAACGCTTTCCACAAACAGGTGAAGCAAAATCCTTCCTAGGTATATTGGGGATTCTTTTGATCGGTACGGCGATCATTTTATGGCGGAAACACTCTGTACGAAACAATTAA